The Flavobacterium jumunjinense genome includes a region encoding these proteins:
- a CDS encoding PPK2 family polyphosphate kinase: MKNIDTSTLKVTKSIQLKNIPTLIDVSTSEKKKEKVLQKTREKLSKLQDKMYAHNKYGVLICLQGMDTAGKDSLIREVFKEFNARGVVVHSFKTPNSTELEHDYLWRHYLALPEKGKFSVFNRTHYENVLVTRVHPNYILNENIPSINSVEDITPAFWENRFESINAFEKHITSNGIIVLKFYLHLSKEEQRQRLLRRLETEKHNWKFSPGDLKERELWDDYQKCYEEAINKTSKEHAPWYIVPADNKETCRYLVAKTILEELQKHTDIKEPELEQEVKDNIKMYHDKLASEE, encoded by the coding sequence ATGAAAAATATAGATACTTCCACTCTTAAAGTTACAAAATCAATTCAATTAAAAAATATCCCAACGCTTATTGATGTTTCTACTTCTGAAAAAAAGAAGGAAAAAGTGCTTCAAAAAACGAGAGAAAAACTAAGCAAATTGCAAGACAAAATGTATGCACATAATAAATATGGTGTATTAATTTGCCTACAAGGAATGGATACCGCTGGAAAGGACAGTTTAATTAGAGAAGTATTTAAAGAGTTCAATGCTCGTGGTGTTGTAGTGCATAGTTTTAAAACTCCAAATTCAACCGAATTGGAACATGATTATCTTTGGAGACACTATTTAGCGTTACCCGAAAAAGGGAAATTTTCTGTTTTTAATAGAACACACTACGAAAACGTATTGGTTACACGTGTTCATCCAAATTATATTCTGAATGAAAACATTCCAAGTATCAATTCGGTAGAAGATATAACTCCAGCATTTTGGGAAAATCGATTTGAAAGTATCAATGCCTTTGAAAAGCACATTACTTCAAATGGGATAATTGTATTAAAATTCTATTTGCACTTAAGCAAAGAAGAACAAAGACAACGTTTATTGCGAAGATTAGAAACTGAAAAACACAATTGGAAATTTTCTCCAGGCGACTTGAAAGAGCGTGAATTGTGGGATGACTATCAAAAATGCTATGAAGAAGCTATTAACAAAACATCTAAAGAACACGCTCCTTGGTATATTGTTCCTGCTGATAACAAAGAAACGTGTCGCTATCTCGTTGCAAAAACTATCTTAGAAGAATTACAGAAACATACAGATATTAAAGAACCTGAATTAGAACAAGAAGTGAAGGACAACATCAAAATGTATCACGACAAATTAGCGTCTGAAGAATAA
- a CDS encoding DUF6929 family protein, whose amino-acid sequence MEKLQLQLFLNIIGIGSASGLLFKENSLFLISDNSTYLYEYQIEKASLEKHALVENPAENILKKDKLDFESIALKGNNVIILGSGSTKKRNQRISYDLKTKKIENKDFSVVYERFKKEASLSDDELNIEGLIITADKSYFFQRGNAGNSANGIFILNADDSLVFKKIILPKINDVEATFTDAILVDTTIYFLAAVENTASTYLDGEILGSFLGRIKVENFELENTILISKINKFEGITLFKESDKEIEFLLCEDNDTEELKSEIYKLTINQ is encoded by the coding sequence ATGGAAAAATTACAACTTCAATTGTTCCTTAATATTATTGGTATTGGTTCTGCATCGGGTTTATTATTTAAAGAGAATTCTCTTTTTTTAATTTCAGATAATAGTACCTATTTGTATGAATATCAAATTGAAAAAGCAAGTTTAGAAAAACATGCTTTGGTTGAAAACCCTGCTGAAAATATCCTAAAAAAAGACAAACTTGACTTTGAATCGATAGCTTTAAAAGGCAATAACGTAATTATTTTGGGTTCTGGTTCTACAAAAAAGAGAAATCAAAGAATTAGTTATGATTTGAAAACAAAGAAGATTGAAAATAAAGATTTCAGTGTAGTCTATGAAAGGTTTAAGAAAGAAGCTTCTCTTTCTGATGATGAGTTGAATATTGAAGGCTTGATTATTACAGCTGATAAAAGTTATTTTTTCCAAAGAGGAAATGCAGGAAATAGTGCTAATGGCATTTTTATATTGAACGCAGACGATTCTTTGGTGTTTAAGAAAATAATATTACCAAAGATTAATGATGTTGAAGCTACTTTTACCGATGCTATTCTTGTTGATACAACCATTTATTTTTTAGCAGCTGTTGAAAATACTGCTTCAACCTATCTTGATGGTGAAATTTTAGGTTCTTTCTTGGGACGAATTAAAGTTGAAAATTTTGAACTAGAAAATACGATCTTAATTTCTAAAATAAATAAATTTGAAGGGATTACGTTATTCAAAGAATCCGATAAAGAAATCGAATTTCTACTTTGCGAAGATAATGACACAGAAGAATTAAAGTCTGAAATATATAAATTAACAATCAATCAATAA
- a CDS encoding LURP-one-related/scramblase family protein — protein sequence MNSILSRNVFLVKEKVGMFKAANSYDIFNPENGSLMMSCTEPNLGFFTKLFRFTDYKRMTPFHVVVSDTQGKPIVSVKRGVALFKSDVEVFDTNERLIGVFKQKVFSFGGKFEIHDANDRHLCTLQGKWTGWDFKFLQHNKEIATVSKKWAGIGKEFFTSADNYVLNIDNSVGAEDPIRQLILAAIMCIDMVFKE from the coding sequence ATGAATTCTATTTTATCTAGAAACGTTTTCTTAGTGAAAGAAAAAGTAGGCATGTTTAAAGCAGCTAATAGTTATGATATTTTTAATCCAGAAAACGGCTCATTAATGATGTCTTGCACAGAACCTAATTTAGGATTTTTTACCAAACTTTTCCGTTTTACAGATTATAAACGAATGACTCCTTTCCATGTTGTCGTTAGCGATACGCAAGGAAAACCAATTGTAAGTGTAAAAAGGGGAGTTGCTCTTTTTAAATCGGATGTTGAAGTTTTTGATACAAACGAACGTTTAATTGGCGTTTTTAAACAAAAAGTTTTCTCTTTTGGTGGAAAATTTGAAATTCACGATGCAAACGACCGTCATTTATGTACTTTACAAGGTAAATGGACAGGTTGGGATTTTAAATTCCTACAGCATAATAAAGAAATCGCAACCGTTTCTAAGAAATGGGCTGGAATTGGTAAAGAGTTTTTTACTAGCGCAGATAATTATGTTTTAAATATAGATAATTCGGTTGGAGCAGAAGATCCAATACGACAATTAATCCTAGCAGCAATCATGTGTATTGATATGGTTTTTAAAGAATAA
- a CDS encoding RNA polymerase sigma factor, which yields MDEKIIKACKKQNRDGQRQLYEYMAPKLYSLCKRYLKKEEEIEEVLADGFFIIFTKLNQLKENYAFEAWARKIVVNQCLLQLKKNINFNLYLEDVSYKSQPLADDVTDLEEADLLNLLNYIPEGCSTIFNLFVIEGFSHKEIAAQLGISEGTSKSQLNASKTKLKELVNTYYYQKAR from the coding sequence ATGGATGAAAAAATAATAAAAGCCTGTAAGAAACAAAACCGTGATGGGCAACGGCAGCTATATGAATATATGGCTCCTAAGCTTTATAGTTTATGCAAGCGCTACCTGAAAAAAGAGGAAGAAATAGAAGAAGTTTTAGCAGATGGATTTTTTATCATCTTCACAAAGCTGAATCAGTTAAAGGAGAATTATGCTTTTGAGGCTTGGGCTCGAAAAATTGTGGTAAACCAATGCTTACTACAGTTAAAGAAAAACATAAACTTCAATTTGTATTTAGAAGATGTAAGTTATAAATCACAACCTTTAGCTGATGATGTTACCGATTTGGAAGAAGCTGATTTACTGAATCTACTTAATTACATTCCAGAAGGTTGTAGTACCATTTTCAATTTGTTTGTTATTGAAGGGTTTTCGCATAAAGAAATTGCGGCTCAATTAGGTATTTCCGAAGGCACTTCAAAATCACAATTAAATGCTTCAAAAACAAAGTTAAAAGAGCTAGTGAATACATATTACTATCAAAAAGCGAGATAA
- a CDS encoding TonB-dependent receptor plug domain-containing protein: MKSKLILLFVVFSISVVFAQDSIPKQKGWRINRKPTVNVANEILYVVNSNYVSEDILKNINPNNIERVDVLKSQAATAIYGEKAQNGALVITTKNISKKELEKMYKLYAYEYSENKGKEFLLTGLILDCEENPLFGATIKNLNTKEQFFTDFEGVFKIKVRKNDVLQFEKPNYVSQKIIIEKQKAITISLKAILLSNDKPILLKKPVIYLYPTQETEITLQFEFKGELLTTFPKYEGNWKVIAAPNGQLFDTKTKRNYSSLFWDGAIDLPNEHYQYTDGFVVEKENLTDFFIEKLEHIGLNNQETNEFIQFWLPILERNEFNFIHFLKNDACNEISVNKVKPKPETVIRVYMEFYGLDHFETIKEQQLPKTNRKGFTLVEWGGADVTNKIQKDEL, from the coding sequence ATGAAAAGTAAATTAATCCTATTATTTGTTGTTTTTTCAATCTCTGTTGTGTTTGCTCAAGATTCAATACCTAAGCAAAAAGGATGGAGAATAAATAGAAAACCAACAGTAAATGTTGCTAATGAAATTTTATACGTTGTCAATTCTAATTATGTATCAGAAGATATTTTAAAGAACATAAACCCTAATAATATTGAAAGAGTAGATGTGTTAAAAAGTCAAGCTGCAACAGCAATTTATGGTGAAAAAGCTCAAAATGGAGCTCTAGTTATCACAACTAAAAACATTTCTAAAAAAGAATTAGAAAAAATGTATAAACTATATGCCTATGAATATAGTGAAAACAAAGGAAAAGAATTTCTTCTGACAGGATTGATATTAGATTGTGAAGAGAATCCTCTTTTTGGAGCTACCATTAAAAACTTGAATACTAAAGAGCAGTTTTTTACCGATTTTGAAGGTGTATTTAAAATTAAAGTTAGAAAAAATGATGTTTTGCAATTTGAAAAACCTAATTATGTATCACAAAAAATAATAATCGAAAAACAAAAAGCGATTACTATTTCTTTAAAAGCTATTCTTCTTTCAAATGACAAACCAATTCTTCTTAAAAAACCAGTAATTTACCTCTATCCAACACAAGAAACAGAGATTACACTGCAATTCGAATTTAAAGGGGAACTACTAACTACTTTTCCTAAATATGAAGGGAATTGGAAAGTAATTGCTGCTCCAAACGGACAACTTTTTGACACCAAAACCAAACGTAATTATAGTTCTTTGTTTTGGGATGGAGCAATTGATTTGCCAAACGAACATTATCAATATACAGATGGTTTTGTTGTTGAAAAAGAAAACTTAACCGATTTTTTTATTGAAAAATTGGAACATATTGGATTAAATAATCAAGAGACTAATGAATTTATACAGTTTTGGCTGCCTATTTTAGAACGAAATGAGTTCAACTTCATTCATTTTTTAAAAAATGATGCTTGTAATGAAATTTCTGTGAATAAGGTAAAACCAAAACCAGAAACAGTAATTAGAGTATATATGGAATTTTACGGTTTAGATCACTTTGAAACCATTAAAGAACAACAATTACCAAAAACAAATCGTAAAGGTTTTACGCTAGTAGAATGGGGTGGAGCAGATGTAACTAATAAAATACAAAAAGATGAATTATAA
- a CDS encoding FEKKY domain-containing protein, whose product MNYKILTVLLFFCIQTLAQEKQSSATTTKIKVKGQETKIEVNSKTQTIYIIGGIASTITKEDLDFAKKYNIQYYDFGCLPPVNFQEYEAKNTIVFEILNKEYGIQWQKEMKSSALGFDKWMKK is encoded by the coding sequence ATGAATTATAAAATTTTGACAGTATTGTTATTCTTTTGTATTCAAACACTAGCACAAGAAAAACAATCAAGCGCAACAACTACAAAAATTAAAGTAAAAGGTCAGGAAACTAAAATTGAAGTAAATTCAAAAACGCAAACTATTTACATCATTGGAGGAATTGCGTCAACCATTACCAAAGAAGATCTCGATTTTGCTAAAAAATACAACATTCAATATTATGATTTTGGTTGTTTACCTCCAGTGAATTTTCAAGAATACGAAGCTAAAAATACAATAGTCTTTGAAATATTGAATAAAGAATATGGTATACAATGGCAAAAAGAAATGAAAAGTTCCGCTTTAGGTTTTGATAAATGGATGAAGAAATAG
- a CDS encoding ABC-F family ATP-binding cassette domain-containing protein, translating into MITVNDIAVEFGGTTLFSDVTFAINETDKIALMGKNGAGKSTLLKIVAGENKPTRGVISAPKEAVIAYLPQHLLANDDCTVVEETSKAFAEVFKMKAEIDEINEQLTIRTDYESDAYMKLIEKVSELSEKFYAIEEVNYEAEVEKVLKGLGFERKDFNRPTTEFSGGWRMRIELAKILLKKPDLILLDEPTNHLDMDSIQWLEDFLVNQAKAVMVISHDRAFVDNITNRTIEVTMGRIYDYKAKYSHYLELRKDRRIHQQKAYDEQQKFIAENQAFIDRFRGTFSKTESVQSRVKMLEKIVPIEIDEIDTSALKLKFPPSARSGQYPVIVKDLHKSYGEKVIFKDANIVIERGEKVAFVGKNGEGKSTMIKAIMKELDINSGSVEVGHNAQIGYFAQNQAALLDGDATIFETIDRIAVGDIRTQIKNLLGAFMFQGDDIHKKVKVLSGGEKTRLAMMKLLLEPVNVLILDEPSNHLDMKTKDIIKDALRDFDGTLILVSHDRDFLDGLATKVFEFGNQRVKEHFEDLKGFLEIKKMDSLKEIEK; encoded by the coding sequence ATGATTACAGTAAACGATATTGCAGTAGAATTTGGCGGAACAACTCTTTTTAGTGATGTTACTTTTGCTATTAATGAAACCGATAAAATTGCTCTTATGGGTAAAAATGGAGCAGGGAAATCTACTTTATTAAAAATTGTCGCTGGTGAAAACAAGCCTACAAGAGGTGTGATTTCTGCTCCAAAGGAAGCCGTAATTGCCTATTTACCTCAACATCTATTAGCAAATGACGACTGTACTGTTGTTGAAGAAACTTCGAAAGCTTTTGCTGAAGTTTTTAAAATGAAAGCAGAGATTGATGAAATCAACGAACAGTTGACAATTCGTACCGATTATGAAAGTGACGCATATATGAAACTTATTGAAAAAGTTTCGGAACTTTCTGAGAAATTCTATGCTATTGAAGAAGTGAATTATGAAGCTGAAGTGGAAAAAGTATTAAAAGGTTTAGGTTTTGAAAGAAAAGATTTCAATCGCCCTACTACTGAATTTTCTGGTGGATGGAGAATGCGAATTGAATTAGCAAAAATCTTATTGAAAAAACCTGATTTGATTTTATTAGATGAACCTACAAATCACTTGGATATGGATAGTATTCAATGGTTAGAAGATTTCTTAGTAAATCAAGCAAAAGCTGTAATGGTAATTTCTCACGATAGAGCATTTGTTGATAATATTACGAATCGTACCATTGAGGTTACAATGGGAAGAATTTATGACTACAAAGCGAAATATTCTCATTATTTAGAATTGCGAAAAGACAGAAGAATACATCAACAAAAGGCTTACGACGAACAACAAAAATTTATTGCTGAAAATCAAGCTTTTATTGATCGCTTTAGAGGAACTTTTTCAAAGACAGAATCGGTACAATCGCGTGTAAAAATGTTGGAAAAAATTGTTCCAATAGAAATTGACGAAATAGATACTTCAGCATTAAAACTAAAATTCCCACCATCTGCTCGTTCAGGACAGTATCCTGTTATAGTGAAAGATTTACACAAAAGCTATGGTGAGAAAGTGATTTTTAAAGATGCTAATATCGTTATTGAAAGAGGTGAAAAAGTCGCTTTCGTAGGAAAAAATGGTGAAGGAAAATCGACTATGATTAAAGCAATCATGAAAGAATTAGATATCAATTCTGGAAGTGTAGAAGTGGGTCATAATGCTCAAATTGGTTATTTCGCTCAAAATCAGGCTGCATTATTAGATGGTGATGCTACAATTTTTGAAACTATTGATAGAATTGCTGTTGGAGACATTCGTACCCAAATTAAAAACCTTTTAGGCGCTTTCATGTTTCAAGGAGACGATATTCACAAGAAAGTAAAAGTACTTTCTGGTGGAGAAAAAACACGTTTGGCCATGATGAAATTACTACTAGAACCTGTTAATGTTTTAATCTTAGATGAGCCTTCAAATCACTTAGACATGAAGACAAAAGATATTATTAAAGATGCTCTGCGCGACTTTGATGGTACTTTAATCTTGGTGTCACACGATAGAGATTTCTTAGATGGTTTGGCTACGAAAGTATTCGAATTTGGTAATCAAAGAGTGAAAGAACATTTTGAAGACTTGAAAGGTTTCCTAGAAATTAAGAAAATGGATTCGTTAAAAGAAATTGAGAAATAA
- a CDS encoding tetratricopeptide repeat-containing sensor histidine kinase yields MKLIKLLIIVLFHISISYSQEKDCFTITSKQAKINCIINLLSNDDIELENISAKIKLINSFAFQLLSNSNSLNKNEEKLIILITETNFNLGNYDNAIQLSKRVLHKKVDKKAYFNGILGQVYLNKRALDSSEYFFNQAIVIAKQNNEQDYLASVYDNLGYLYFEKDDKKTMFDYFFKALKIKEKLHSDDLWYSYISISNNFRIIKDYEKSELYCEKAINSLKNTSNNQGLLYSYIYKSHLLLATEKYSNAEMYCEKSIEIAKKETDYNSLANSILILGLIKQKQGKIEEAIEKHLESLTFFSKINRPIGQMQCFNALSQDYFSKDSIVKNKFDLDKSLDYALKAKELSKVYGIPDDIRYNSKLLKKIYLAKNDFKNAYNLLSIEKTMNDSILKSKNDGLEKELEFLYSKKKEVDDLKNKQKIEQQKASKKLLYYIISMLILIAIIMYFSFINMKNKKEVIIAEQKATVENKQKVIIETELNYLKAQINPHFLFNVLNAIYFKIDKKNSNAREALLGFSEILRYQLYECNLPKVPIEKEIKYIKDYIHLQLLRKNDNDKCRLTVEDTVKSFQIAPLILITFLENAFKYLRSDKEKINEIEIKLNYINDCFVFEISNPKNNSNVLKILDNKGIGIANVRRRLDLIYEENYSLVIEDENELFKVVLKIELK; encoded by the coding sequence TTGAAATTAATCAAACTACTTATAATTGTATTATTCCATATATCGATTTCTTACAGTCAAGAAAAAGATTGTTTTACTATTACATCTAAGCAAGCTAAAATAAATTGTATCATAAATTTATTAAGTAATGATGACATTGAGCTTGAAAACATTTCAGCTAAAATTAAACTCATAAATTCATTTGCATTTCAGTTACTTTCAAATAGTAATTCTTTAAATAAAAATGAAGAAAAGTTAATAATCCTAATTACAGAAACAAATTTCAATTTAGGAAATTATGATAATGCAATTCAATTGTCTAAAAGAGTATTGCATAAAAAGGTTGATAAAAAAGCCTACTTCAACGGCATTTTAGGACAAGTTTATCTTAATAAAAGAGCATTAGATTCTTCCGAATATTTTTTTAATCAAGCAATTGTAATTGCCAAACAAAATAACGAGCAAGATTATCTAGCATCTGTATATGACAACTTAGGGTATCTTTATTTTGAGAAAGATGATAAAAAGACAATGTTTGATTACTTTTTTAAAGCTTTAAAAATTAAGGAGAAGTTGCATTCTGATGATTTATGGTATAGTTACATTAGTATAAGTAATAATTTTAGAATAATTAAAGATTATGAAAAATCAGAATTATATTGTGAAAAAGCTATCAATAGTTTAAAAAATACATCTAATAATCAGGGTTTGTTATATTCATATATTTACAAATCACATTTATTATTAGCTACAGAAAAGTATTCAAATGCCGAAATGTATTGCGAAAAATCTATTGAAATTGCAAAAAAAGAAACAGATTATAATTCACTAGCTAATAGTATTCTAATATTAGGGCTTATAAAACAAAAACAAGGAAAAATTGAAGAAGCTATAGAAAAACATTTAGAATCGTTAACTTTTTTTTCAAAAATCAATAGACCTATTGGGCAAATGCAATGTTTTAATGCTTTAAGTCAAGATTATTTCTCTAAAGATTCAATTGTAAAAAATAAATTTGATTTAGACAAGAGTTTAGACTATGCTTTAAAAGCGAAGGAATTATCCAAAGTTTACGGAATACCAGACGATATAAGATATAATTCAAAATTATTAAAAAAAATATACCTTGCTAAAAATGATTTTAAAAACGCTTATAATCTTCTTAGTATTGAAAAAACTATGAATGATAGCATTTTAAAATCTAAAAATGATGGATTAGAAAAAGAATTAGAATTTTTGTATAGCAAAAAGAAAGAAGTTGATGATTTAAAAAATAAGCAAAAAATAGAGCAACAAAAAGCTTCAAAGAAATTGTTATATTATATTATATCAATGCTTATTCTTATAGCAATTATTATGTATTTCAGTTTTATAAACATGAAAAACAAGAAAGAAGTAATAATAGCCGAACAAAAAGCAACGGTAGAAAACAAACAAAAAGTAATTATAGAAACCGAATTAAATTATTTAAAAGCACAAATAAATCCACATTTTCTATTTAATGTTTTAAATGCAATTTATTTTAAAATAGACAAGAAAAATTCAAATGCAAGAGAAGCTTTACTTGGGTTTTCTGAAATTTTAAGATATCAGTTATATGAGTGTAATTTACCTAAAGTTCCAATAGAGAAAGAAATAAAATATATAAAAGACTATATTCATTTGCAATTACTTAGGAAAAATGATAATGATAAATGCAGATTGACTGTAGAAGATACTGTTAAATCGTTTCAAATAGCTCCACTAATTCTGATTACTTTTTTAGAAAATGCTTTTAAGTATTTAAGAAGTGATAAAGAAAAAATAAATGAAATTGAAATTAAGTTAAATTATATAAATGATTGTTTTGTTTTTGAAATTTCAAACCCTAAAAATAATTCGAATGTTTTAAAAATATTAGATAATAAAGGAATTGGAATTGCAAATGTGAGAAGACGATTAGATCTTATATATGAAGAAAATTATTCATTAGTTATTGAAGACGAAAATGAACTATTTAAAGTTGTATTAAAAATTGAATTAAAATGA
- a CDS encoding LytR/AlgR family response regulator transcription factor produces MMAKKIKCLVVDDEQFARKGIKEYIDDIDFLEFIGEAENPVEALSILKDEEIDLLLLDINMPKISGIEFLKNFTNLPATIITTAYQEYAIESYELNVLDYLLKPISFERFLKSVSKAQDFILTKNNLTNNDYFFVKSNGIYEQVIIKDIIAIESLQNYVVIHTNKNKLVAYLTLKLVEEKLSKKDFIKIHKSYIVSKNAIQSISTDTITIGDLHFPIGNTFKTPVFEEFLHSKLLKR; encoded by the coding sequence ATGATGGCAAAAAAAATAAAATGTCTTGTTGTAGACGACGAACAGTTTGCAAGAAAAGGAATAAAAGAATATATTGATGATATTGATTTTCTTGAGTTTATTGGAGAAGCAGAAAATCCAGTTGAAGCACTATCTATATTAAAAGACGAGGAAATTGATTTACTATTGTTAGATATTAATATGCCTAAAATTTCTGGTATTGAATTCTTGAAGAACTTCACCAATTTGCCAGCAACAATTATAACTACAGCTTATCAAGAATACGCAATAGAAAGCTATGAATTGAATGTTTTGGATTACCTTTTAAAGCCTATTTCTTTTGAAAGATTTCTCAAATCTGTAAGTAAGGCACAAGATTTTATACTAACAAAAAATAACTTGACTAATAATGATTATTTCTTTGTAAAGAGTAACGGGATTTATGAGCAAGTTATTATTAAAGATATTATTGCAATAGAATCCTTGCAAAATTATGTAGTTATTCATACTAATAAGAACAAATTAGTTGCATACTTGACTTTAAAACTTGTAGAAGAAAAATTATCTAAAAAAGATTTTATAAAAATCCATAAATCTTATATTGTATCTAAAAATGCGATACAAAGTATTTCTACAGATACCATAACAATTGGAGATTTACATTTTCCAATTGGAAATACTTTTAAAACTCCTGTTTTTGAAGAATTTCTACATTCTAAACTATTAAAGAGATAG
- a CDS encoding T9SS type A sorting domain-containing protein, which translates to MKKLLNTSILIITNILFAQHYNKSYVSNNDVYDFQMTNCNVNNNLVNAMTVLKSSTTFRTNIVLNFLDDTGDVIGSKELETNDLNYSLSVMKLLSVSESEFIILGDYLENGNFDSTKNIVIKMNISGQILWVKKNENSTYSNSSTLLKLNDESIIIFTTEKENGNSYYSMIKLTADGDFINAKRTNLPYYMFNFNAIANDDGTFDIATSETDIINIDNDLSNINRNKKYYHNFGYSFTKNQNNEYIIATSTEFFAPAHITLFKTNENGDILWSKHIQTWDNGVQNIGNTFTVTGFEYLNEKSNGNIECIAHSENFIKGSLYFEYNPTTETIVKSKRIPFFLNRFSLNTTSAVFYTSFNGLTNGSQNIKFANVDINQDYLCDVNTLQHSITNQNPIENSPYNFIVSNSVLNISDISSQVQSNNIANLSFQSDCLPIVLSNGEFYKEDDFTIYPNPNNGSFEIKTNRNLVESEITITNYIGQKINFSFDESYLNQYKINLEKFTSGIYNLRVKTNTQVINKKMIIN; encoded by the coding sequence ATGAAAAAACTACTTAATACCAGTATTTTAATAATTACTAATATCCTTTTTGCTCAACATTATAACAAGTCATATGTTTCTAATAACGATGTCTATGATTTTCAAATGACAAATTGCAATGTAAATAACAATTTAGTTAATGCAATGACAGTTTTAAAGTCGAGCACCACTTTTAGAACAAACATTGTGCTAAACTTCTTAGATGATACAGGAGATGTAATTGGTTCAAAAGAATTAGAAACGAATGACCTTAATTATTCATTATCAGTAATGAAATTGTTAAGTGTATCAGAAAGCGAATTTATTATTTTGGGTGATTATTTAGAGAACGGCAATTTTGATAGTACTAAAAATATTGTTATAAAAATGAATATTTCTGGTCAAATACTTTGGGTAAAAAAAAATGAAAACTCTACATATTCTAATTCAAGTACGCTTTTAAAATTAAACGATGAATCGATAATTATTTTTACTACAGAAAAAGAAAATGGCAATAGTTATTATTCAATGATTAAGTTAACTGCTGATGGAGATTTTATAAATGCAAAAAGAACAAATCTTCCATATTATATGTTCAATTTTAATGCAATAGCAAATGATGATGGCACTTTTGATATTGCCACCTCTGAAACCGATATTATAAACATAGACAACGATTTAAGCAATATAAACCGAAATAAAAAATATTATCACAATTTTGGATATTCTTTTACCAAAAACCAAAATAACGAATATATAATTGCTACTTCAACTGAATTTTTTGCTCCTGCACACATAACTTTATTTAAAACAAATGAAAATGGTGATATATTATGGTCAAAACATATACAAACTTGGGATAATGGAGTTCAAAACATTGGAAATACTTTCACAGTTACAGGTTTTGAATATTTAAATGAAAAGTCAAATGGAAATATTGAATGCATAGCACATTCAGAAAATTTTATTAAAGGATCTTTATATTTTGAATATAATCCTACTACAGAAACAATAGTAAAAAGTAAAAGAATACCATTCTTTTTAAACCGTTTTTCTTTAAATACTACATCAGCTGTTTTTTACACTAGTTTTAATGGTCTCACAAATGGAAGTCAAAATATTAAGTTTGCTAATGTAGATATCAATCAGGATTATCTATGTGATGTAAATACTTTACAGCATAGTATAACCAATCAAAATCCAATAGAAAATTCACCATATAATTTTATAGTATCCAATTCTGTTTTGAATATATCAGATATAAGTTCGCAAGTACAAAGTAATAATATAGCAAACTTATCTTTTCAAAGTGATTGCCTACCTATTGTATTATCTAATGGAGAGTTTTATAAAGAAGATGACTTCACAATTTACCCAAATCCAAATAATGGGTCATTTGAAATAAAAACAAATAGGAATTTAGTAGAAAGTGAAATAACTATAACAAATTATATTGGTCAAAAAATCAACTTTTCATTTGATGAAAGTTATTTGAATCAATACAAAATTAATCTTGAAAAGTTTACTTCAGGAATTTATAATTTAAGAGTTAAAACGAATACTCAAGTTATTAATAAAAAAATGATTATTAATTAA